A single region of the Candidatus Peregrinibacteria bacterium genome encodes:
- the coaE gene encoding dephospho-CoA kinase (Dephospho-CoA kinase (CoaE) performs the final step in coenzyme A biosynthesis.): MIIGIFGKIGSGKTTLALQKKHDEREMRWKIFEVDEIGRKMLKRREIKKQILQSFPDENIWTDHEIDRKKLAEVVLSDIRKLRVLEKILHPKVKIVLETEVKRARKNGENVLIPCALPQKIDLGNLCDEIIMLRVSEKEAWKRLKETRGLSQKIFRILWKVQDSLYG, encoded by the coding sequence ATGATCATTGGTATCTTTGGAAAAATCGGCTCGGGGAAAACAACGCTTGCACTGCAAAAAAAGCATGATGAGCGCGAAATGCGGTGGAAAATTTTTGAAGTGGATGAAATTGGGAGAAAAATGTTAAAACGACGAGAAATAAAGAAGCAAATTTTACAATCATTTCCTGATGAGAATATCTGGACGGACCATGAAATAGATCGAAAGAAACTCGCGGAAGTTGTTCTTTCAGATATTCGAAAGCTGCGCGTACTCGAAAAAATTCTCCATCCAAAAGTTAAAATCGTTCTTGAAACAGAGGTAAAGCGTGCGCGAAAAAACGGCGAAAATGTTCTTATTCCCTGTGCATTGCCTCAAAAAATTGACCTCGGAAATCTTTGTGATGAAATTATCATGCTGAGGGTTTCCGAAAAAGAAGCGTGGAAAAGACTCAAAGAAACGAGAGGGCTTTCTCAAAAAATATTTCGAATTTTGTGGAAAGTGCAAGATTCTCTATATGGCTAA
- the aroB gene encoding 3-dehydroquinate synthase → MISIKLPVQAISYPIILKSGSFENIVSELPKEKRIVVITDHTLQKLFGKALQNAAKELDLTFLSFPPGENSKNIQVVEDLANQMLDHDFGRQDTVLMALGGGIVGDIAGFLANIYMRGIPYIQIPTTLLAMVDSSIGGKTGVNSTYGKNLLGTIYQPQKVIISSVFLEKLPIIEIQNGLAEMVKHSILDGKNHFDELENQIPKILNRNISITLPLIEKSIAVKARHVEADEREENGIRAYLNFGHTIGHAIEKASNFEISHGHAISIGMMIESVIAEKELGFQGTEEIKRVLKKCGLPTELPASISSADLLKFMKHDKKNVGNTIAFSLPENFGKMKLCFLEDLAI, encoded by the coding sequence ATGATTTCCATCAAACTCCCAGTTCAGGCGATATCTTATCCGATCATCTTGAAGAGCGGTTCATTTGAAAATATTGTGAGTGAACTTCCAAAGGAAAAACGAATTGTGGTTATCACTGATCACACTCTTCAAAAATTATTTGGAAAAGCCCTTCAAAATGCCGCAAAAGAACTGGACCTTACGTTTCTTTCATTTCCTCCTGGAGAAAATTCAAAAAATATACAAGTAGTCGAAGATCTTGCAAATCAAATGCTCGATCATGATTTTGGAAGACAAGATACTGTTCTCATGGCTCTCGGTGGCGGAATTGTTGGCGATATTGCCGGATTTCTCGCAAATATTTACATGCGCGGAATTCCATACATTCAAATTCCTACAACACTTTTGGCAATGGTCGACAGCAGTATCGGCGGAAAAACTGGCGTAAATTCCACGTATGGGAAAAACCTTCTCGGGACTATTTATCAGCCGCAAAAAGTGATTATTTCTTCAGTTTTTCTCGAAAAACTCCCAATAATTGAAATACAAAACGGTCTCGCGGAAATGGTGAAACATTCCATCCTCGACGGGAAAAATCATTTTGATGAACTCGAAAACCAAATTCCAAAGATTCTCAATCGGAATATTTCAATCACTCTTCCCCTCATCGAAAAAAGTATCGCCGTAAAAGCTCGTCATGTAGAAGCAGACGAGCGAGAGGAAAATGGAATTCGCGCCTATCTCAATTTTGGACATACGATTGGTCACGCCATCGAAAAAGCCTCAAATTTTGAAATTTCTCATGGGCACGCTATTTCCATTGGAATGATGATAGAGAGCGTAATTGCCGAAAAAGAACTCGGATTTCAGGGGACAGAAGAGATAAAGCGAGTGCTCAAAAAGTGCGGCCTTCCCACGGAACTTCCGGCATCGATTTCTTCTGCCGATCTCTTAAAATTTATGAAGCACGATAAAAAAAATGTCGGAAATACAATTGCTTTTTCTCTTCCAGAAAACTTTGGCAAGATGAAGCTTTGTTTTCTTGAAGATTTAGCCATATAG